In the Leptotrichia sp. oral taxon 223 genome, CTCGGATAAGGGGAAAATAGAGATAAATGGGAAAATTTCAAGTCTTTTGGAACTAGGAGCAGGATTTCATCCCGATATGACTGGAAGGGAAAATATTTATACAAATGCTTCTATATTTGGGCTTACTAAAAAGGAAATAGATGGCAGGCTAGATGAGATAATAGAATTTTCTGAGTTAGAAGAGTTTATAGACAGTCCAGTTAGAACATATTCTTCAGGAATGTATATGAGATTAGCTTTTTCTGTTGCGATAAATGTTGATGCTGATATTTTATTGATTGATGAAATTTTGGCGGTTGGTGATGCTAGGTTTCAGGCTAAATGTTTTAATAAAATGCTGGAATTGAAAAAAAGAGGAATTACAATTGTAATAGTGTCACATGATTTAGGTTCTATAGAAAGATTGTGCAATAGAGCTGTATGGATTGAAAATGGCAAAATAAAAGATGAAGGTATACCGCACGATATTGTTGCAGAATATTTAGATGACATTATGAATAAAGATAAGAATGAAAAAATTAAAATAAAAGATCAAAGTAAAGTAAATGATCAGGAAAAGAAGAAAGAGGTATTCGAAGAAAAAAATATTGAAAAAGAAGAAAAAAAGAAAAAAGATAAAAATCGAACTGGAAATAAAGATATTGAAATTATCAATATAAAGTTATTGAATGAAAAAAATGAAGTAAGTGATACTTATAATTCAGAAGACAAATTAAAAATAAAAGTTAAATATAAAAAGAATAATGAAAAACTAAAAGATTCTGTTTTCGGATTTGGAATTTTTAGGAATGATGGACTGAATTGTTATGGTACAAATACGTTTATTGATAATTTTGAGAAAATTAAAATTCAGGATGAAGGAATTGTTGAAGTAGACATAGAAAGTATTCAATTATTAGAGGGTAAGTATTATTTGGATATTGCTTTTCATGATGAATATGGAAAGCCATATGACTATATAAGAAAAGCAAATTTTTTTACCGTATATAGTATTTTAAAAGATACTGGAATATTTAGAATAAATCATAAGTTTAGTCACTTATAGAAAGGAATATATTAAAAGTATGGAAATAAAAGAAAATGACTTTGAAATAAATATAGACAATATTAATGTTGAAGAAATAATGAATAAAATAAGACAAAATATAAAAGATAAAGGATACTTGGAAGAAGAAAAAATAAATAATTTTGATTTCACTCCTAAAATAAGTGAAGAAGATAATTTTAGATATGATTTAGATATATTAAACCAAGTTTGGAATATTAATTTAGAAAGAGAAGTTTTGTCTAGGAATAAATTATTTTCATTTTTAAAAAAAGTAATTAGAAAATTGACAAGATGGTATATAGTTCCGATGCTACAGGATCAAATAACATTTAATTCATATGCTGTTAGAGCTATAAATAATTTGAATAAGCAATTAGATAAGAAAAATGAAGAAATAATAAAGCTATTAAACGAAAGGGATGAAGGAATAAAAAGATTATTAGATGAAAAAGATGAAAGAATAAAAAAATTAGAAAAAATAGAAAAAGAAAATAATTTTGATATGGATTATCTTGCTTTTGAAGATAAATATAGAGGTTCTGAAGAAAGTATACAAAAATTACAGGAAAAATTTGTAAGGTTATATGTCGGAAAAGATAATATACTGGATATAGGTTGTGGAAGAGGAGAGTTTATGAAAACTCTGCTAAATGCTGGAAAACAATATGTTTTTGGTATGGATATTAATCCGCAAATGGTTGAAAAATGTAAAAAAGATGGGTTATCAGTTGAATTAAAAGATGGGGTAAATTATTTATATGACAATGATAATCTAAATTTAGGAGGAATATTTTCATCACAAGTTATAGAGCATTTGAAACCATCACAAATAGTAAAATTAATAAAAGGAGCATATAAAAATCTTCAAGAAGGAAGTCCTCTAATTCTTGAAACAATAAATCCAATGGCATTGGTGACACAAACTATGGCATATACACTGGATTTGACACATAGACAGTATGTTCATCCGTTTACAATTGAAATGCTGTTAAAGGAACATGGATTTAAAAAAGTAGAATTTATTTACAGTTCTCCTGTTGATACAGAAGCTCCTGTACTTAAAGATAATGATATGGATCAAAAAGAATTAAAAAAATATAATGAAAAAATTAGAAGAATGCATGAAATATTATTTGGATATCAAGATTATGCGGTAATTGCATGGAAGTGATTGGTATGAAAAAAATAGCATTTATAGTTCCGTGGTACGGAGATAAAATACCAGGTGGAGCTGAAACTGAAACGAGAAATATAGTTAAAAATTTGACTAAAAAAGGAATAGAAATAGAAATACTTACAACTTGTGTAGAAAAGTTTTCTTCGGATTGGAATAAAAATTATTACAAAGAAGGTAATTATGAAGAAAGTGGAATAAAAATAAAAAGATTTAAAATTAGAAAAAGAGATAATAAGAAATTCGATAATGTGAATGCTTTACTTATGCAAGGAAAAAGAATAAATTTTGAAGAAGAACAGATATTTTTTCAAGAAATGATTAGAAGTACAGATTTAGAGAATTATATTGAAAAAAATATAGATAGTTACTCATTATTTTGTTTTATTCCATATATGTTTGGAACGACATATTGGGGTGTGAAAAAAGTGAAAAATAAATCTGTGTTAATTCCTTGTTTACATGATGAAGCCTATGCATATATGGAAAGTTTAAAAGAAATTTTTAAATTATCTTTAGGCTGCATTTTTTTAGCTAAGCCTGAAAAAGAATTAGCAGAAAAATTATTTGGGTTAAAAGGGACTAAAAAGAAAGTTATAGGTGGCGGATTAGATATAAATATTTCAGAGGATTTTAGTGGATTTAAAGAAAAGTACAACTTAAAAAATCCGTATGTTTTATATGCAGGAAGAAAAGATAAGGGTAAAAATATTGACTTATTAATAGAATATTTTAAAAAATTTAAAGAAAAAAATAGTGACAACTTAGACTTGGTTTTAATTGGAGGTGGACAACTTGAAATTCCAAAAGAAATAAAAGGTTGTGTTCATGATTTAGGCTTTATTAATATAGAAGATAAATATAAAGCCTATGCAAATGCAGTAACACTTGTTCAGCCATCAGTAAATGAAAGTTTTTCAATAGTTATAATGGAATCTTGGCTGACAGGAAGACCAGTGATTGTAAATAATAATTGTGAAGTAACAAAAAATTTTGCAATGGAATCAAATGGTGGATTATATTTTAATAATTATTTTGAGTTTGAAGAAATTTTAAAATTTTATATTAATAATCCAGATATAGTAAATAAGATGGGACAAAATGGTAAAGAATATGTTTTAAAAAATTTCGATAAAGAAATTGTTACAAAAAAATATATAGATTTCTTTAAAGAGTTAGTAGGTGAGAAAAATTAAAATAATACAAGTTTTACCAACGATTAGCTATGGAGATGCAGTTAGCAATGATGCAATAAATATTGATAAAATTTTAAAAAAAAATGGATATGAAACAGAGCTTTATGCAGAAAATATAGACAAAAAATTAAAAGATAAAGTTTTTAAAATAAGTAAATTAAAAAAAGTAAATAAAAATGATATTTTAATTTATCATAAGTCAACTGGAACAGATTTAAGTTTTTGGCTGGAAAAATACAAATGTAAAAAGATAATGAGATACCATAATATTACCCCAGGAAAATATTTAGAGAAATATAATAAATATCTGTATAATTTAGTGGAATATGGTAGAAAAGGTTTAGAATATGCAAGCAAATATTTCAATTATAGTTTGGCAGTCTCAGATTATAATAAAAATGAACTTGATGAATTAAGATATAAAAATACAATGACATTACCTGTATTAATTCCTTTTGAAGACTACAAGAAAGAACCTGATAAAAAAGTTATAAAAAAATATTCAGATAGTAAAAAAAATATATTATTTGTAGGAAGAATTACTCCAAATAAGGCACAAGAAGATATAATAAAATCTTTTTATTACTACAAAAAGTATGTAAATAAAGATTCAAGGTTAATTTTAGTTGGAAATGACAGCGGATTTGAAAACTATTCAGATTTATTGAAAAAATTAATTAAAGAATTGGGATTGGAAAGTGATGTTGTGTTTCCTGGACATATAAAATTTGAAGAGATATTGGCTTTCTATAGAGTGGCAGATTTATTTTTATGTATGAGTGAACATGAAGGATTTTGTGTACCATTGGTAGAAAGCATGTTTTTTGAAGTTCCAATTTTAGCATATAACAGTAGTGCAATAAAAGGTACTTTGGGAAATAGTGGAATAATTGTAAATAAAAAAGATTATTTTTTAATATCAGAATTGATGAATCTTATTCTTTCAGATGAAAACATTAAAAAAGAAATTATAAAGAATCAAAATAAAAGACTTGAGGATTTTCAGTTGGAAAAAGTAGAAAAAAAATTGTTAGAATTTATCAAGCGAATAGGTGGATAATATGAAAAAAAAAATTTTATTTGTTGTTCAAAGATATGGTTTGGAAGTTAATGGTGGAGCAGAATTACATTGTAGACAATTAGCTGAAAGGCTTATAGGGGATTATGATGTATCAGTTTTAACTACTTGTGCAATAGATTATGTTACATGGAAAAATGAATATGAAGCGGGAACAGAGTATATAAATGGTGTAAAAGTTATAAGAAAAAAAGTTGATTTTGAAAGGAATCAAAATAAATTTAATAAAATATCTGAAAAAATAAATAATGATAAGGAGAATAAAGATTTAGGAATAGAATGGCAAAAAGCTCAAGGTCCTCATTCATCAGAATTAATAAAATATCTTAAAGATTATAAAAAAAATTATGACGTTATTATTTTTCTTACATACTTGTATTATACAACTTATTTTGGATTACAAATTGCACCAGAAAAGAGTATATTAATTCCTACAGCTCATGATGAACCACCGATATATTACAGTATTTTTAACGATACTTTTAACTTGCCGAACACAATATTATATTCAACTACAGCAGAAAGAAACTTTGTAAATAAAAAATTTAAAAATGATTATATAAAAAGTGATATAGTCGGTTTGGGTGTAGATATTGATGAAAATGCAGCAGATATAGATTTAGAAAAAGTATTTGGTATAAAAGATGATTACATTGTTTATATAGGTAGAATTGATGAATCTAAAGGTTGTAAAGAAATGTTTGAAGATTTTTTAGAATATAAAAAAATATACAATAATAATTTAAAATTGATATTAGCAGGTAAAGGTGTTATGAAAATACCTAAAAATAAGGATATAATTGCTCTAGGTTTTGTATCTGAAGAAGAAAAAGTTAATTTGATCAGAAAATCTAAATTATTGGTGTTACCTTCAAAATTTGAAAGTTTATCATTATCTACTTTAGAAGCAATGTATTTAAAAGTTCCCGTTTTATTAAATGGGAAATGTGAAGTTTTAAAAATGCATGCTATACAAAGTAATGCAGGATTATATTTTGAAAGCAAATATGAATTTATTGAAGCACTGAATTTTATGATTAGTCATTCTAAAATAATGAGAAAAATGGGAGAAAATGGAATAAAATATGTTGGAAATAATTATAAATGGGATGTTGTAATGAAGAAATTAAAAAATGCTATTGAAGATATATAAAAAAATAATATAAGGAGTTAAAATGATAAAAAAAGGTATATGGAAAGAGTTTATTGTAGTAAGTATTGTGACTTTATTACTTACATTTATAATTTTACAGATTTGGGATATGAAGTTTAGTATACCATTGTCTTATCAGGGAGATGGGCTAGCAACAGCATATTTAGTTGAGACAATAAAGGAATCTGGATGGTGGTTTCAAAATAGTAGAGTAGGAGCTCCATTTGGAGGTACAACATATGATTTTTCAGCTTTTTATTTTGATAGTTTCAATTTTTTTATATTTAAAATAATAGTATTGTTTGTTAAAAACTGGGGAAAAGCAATTAATACTTTCTATATATTTTTATTTCCAGTTACAGCGTTAACAAGTCATTACACAATGAGAAAATTAAAAATAAATTTTTATATATCAATGTTATCTTCGATGTATTTTACATTTTTACAGTATAGATTTTTAAGAGGAACATCACATTTATTTTTATCAACGTATTATTTGATTCCTCTTATAACATTATTATTTTATTGGTTATATACAGATTGTGATATACTAGAGATAAAAAAAGGGTTTTTTAAGAATAAAAAGAACATATTTTCAATTATATTACTAGTTTTATTATCTTTATCAGGTATATATTATGCTTTTTTTTCGTGTTTCTTTTTTATGGTTATTTATTTGATAAAAATAAATAAAAATAATATAGTTAAAATTTCTAAAAAATTCGGATTAATATTTATTACGATTTTTAATACAGGTTTTTTAGCATATATTCCTGGAATATTATATAAATTAAAAGTAGGAGCGAACATAGAAAGTCCTCAAAGACATGTTTATGAAACAGAATTATATGCTTTTAGAATATCAAAATTATTTATTTCTCAGAAAATATTTTATTTAAAGGGAGGTTATTTTGAAAAAATTCAAAAAGGTATAATAAATTATTTTAATTTTTTTAAAGACACAGAAGGAATGGAATACTTAGGAATAATAGCAATAATGGGATTCATTTATTTATTATGGATAACTTTAAAAAAAGAAAAAACAGACAATAATCTAATAAATTTATTAGCATTATTGAATATAACAGGAGTATTATTGGCAGTTGCCTCAGGATTTGGTACTATTTTTGCAATACTTGTATCAGCTCAAATAAGAGCTTATAACAGAATATCTGTATTTATTGCATATTTTTGTATATTAGCAATAGCTATGAAAATAAATGATTTAATAAAAGGAAAAAATAAAAGACTTTGGTATCCATTATTGTCAATATTATTTTTATTTTCGATTTGGGAGCAGATTCCATTCTGTTCAGGAATAACTTATTCTAATTCGACGAAAAAATATAGAAAAAAATTTGATAGTGATAAAATTTTTATTTTACAAATAGAAAAAATATTAGGAAAAAATGGAATGGTTTTTCAACTTCCATATTATAAATTTCCTGAAATGGGAAATATTAAAAACTTGGGTGATTATGAAATGTTTAAGGGATATTTATTTTCCGAAAACTTAAAATGGAGTTATGGAGGTTATAGAGGACGTGAGTCAGATTTATGGAATAGATACATAACTTCTTTATCCATTGACGAAATGCTGGAAAAAATTTCAATAGCAGGATTTAATGGAATATATATTGATCGAAAGGCTTATACTAAGGATGAATATATGAAGTTAGAAAATGAAATAAGTAGTATCATAAAAGAAAAGGCATATATTAGTAATAATAAAGATTTAGTTTTTTTTAATTTAACAAATTATAGTAATAACTTGAAAAATAAATATTCCAAAGAACAGCTAGAAAAAGAAAAGACCAAAGTATTAAAAGTTTTAATAGCCTCAGAGGGATTTTATGGAAATGAGCAGTTAAAAAATAGAAAATGGAAATGGATGAAGAATAAAGCTATAATAACATTAGAAAATAATACATCTGCGGATGTAAATTATAATTTAAAAGTGGATGTTTTTTCGGAGTATCCTGAAAATTCAAAATTAATAATTGAATTTGATGGAAAAAAAGAAGAGTATATAATCAATAATAAAGGAAAAACATTAGATTTATCGTTTAATATGAAAAAAGGGAAAAATACAATAAAATTTTATACTAATACTAAACGTGTAAATTCAGGTCTTGATACGAGAGAGCTGTACTTAAGATTTGAAAATATTAAAGAAAATATAGACTAATAAGAAGTAGGAGGTTATTTAAAATGAAAGTTGTTTTACTTGCGGGAGGATTCGGCACTAGATTAAGTGAAGAAACTTATGCAATTCCTAAACCTATGTTGGAAATAGGAGGTAGGCCTGTATTATGGCACATAATGAAAATATATTCCTATTATGGGTTCAATGAATTTATCATTTGTTGTGGATATAAAGGGTATGTAATTAAAGAATATTTTGCCAATTATTTTTTGCATGCCAGCGATGTCACAATAGATATAAAAAATAATAATATTGAAGTTCATAATACAAAATCTGAACCATGGAAAATAACACTTGTGGATACAGGTTTAGAAACAATGACAGGTGGACGTATAAAAAGAATTCAGAAATATGTTGAAAATGAACCTTTTTTATTGACTTACGGTGATGGCGTATCAGATGTAAATATAAAAGATTTAGTAGAATATCATGAAAAAACTGGTAAATTATTAACTGTGACAGCTTATAAGCCACAAGGAAGATTTGGAGCATTGGATTTAGATGAAAAAGATGACGTTAAAAGTTTTCTTGAAAAACCTGCAGGAGATAATATGTGGATTAATGCAGGATATTTTGTTTGTCAACCTGAAGTATTTGATTATATAAAAGACGGCGATCAAACTGTTTTTGAAAAAAGGCCTCTTGAAGAATTAGCCAAAGACGGTAATATGAATGCGTTTAAACATTCAGGATTTTGGAAACCTATGGATATATTAAGAGACAACAAGGAATTAAATGCTATGTGGGACAAAAATGAAGCTCCATGGAAAGTATGGGAATAATTTTAGGAGGAAATATGGAATATTTTAATGGAGTCTATAAAGGAAAAATGGTTTTAGTAACAGGACATACTGGTTTTAAGGGTTCTTGGTTATCAATATGGTTAAAGGAATTAGGGGCAAATGTTATTGGGTATGCACTGGATCCGTATACTCAAAAAGATAACTTTGTTTTTTCGGGTCTAGAAAATAAAATAGTTGACATTAGAGGAGACATAAGAGATAAAAAACATTTAAAAGAAGTTTTCGATAAATACAAGCCGGAATTTGTATTTCATTTAGCTGCACAACCATTAGTAAGGCTATCTTATGACAACCCTGTTGAAACATACGAAACAAATGTTATGGGAACTATAAATGTATTGGAATGTATTAGAGAAACACCAGAGGTTAAAATAGGAATAATGATAACAACTGATAAATGTTATGAAAATAAAGAACAGATATGGGGGTATAGAGAAACAGATCCTTTAGGTGGATATGATCCGTATTCATCTTCAAAAGGTGCAGCTGAAATAGCAATAGGTTCCTGGAGAAGTTCCTACTTTAATCCAAAAGATTATGATAAGCATGGAAAGTCTATTGCAAGTGTCAGGGCAGGAAATGTTATTGGTGGTGGAGACTGGTCATTAGATCGTGTAATTCCTGACTGTATAAGAGCTCTTGAAAAAGGCGAACCAATAAATATAAGAAACCCAAAAGCTATAAGACCATGGGAGCATGTTTTAGAGCCATTGAATGGTTACCTGTCATTAGGCCAAAAAATGTATGAAGAACCAAATAAATATTCAGAAGCATGGAATTTTGGTCCAAATATTGAAGGGATTGTTCCAGTGTGGGAAATAGGCAAAAAAATAATAGAAAATTATGGGAAAGGTTCGTTGAAAGATGTTTCAAATCTAAATGAAATTCATGAAGCTCAGCTTCTTGCTTTAGATGTTACTAAAGCTAAATTCAGATTGAACTGGAAATCTAGATGGAATATAGATAAAACAATAGAGAAAACAGTTGAATGGTATAAAAAATATAATACTGAAGATGTTTATGAGTTATGTGTGAAACAGATTAGGGAATTTATTGAAAGTTAAATAAAAAATTAGGAAAATAGAGGTTATTTATATGAAAATATCAATAGTTATACCCTGTTATAATGAAGAAGATAATGTGATACCTATATGTCACGCTTTAAAGGAGATGTTTGCCAAAGATCTCCCAAAATATGAATATGAATTAATATTTATAGACAATAAATCAAAAGATAACACAAGAGAGAGACTTCGTTTATTGTGTAAAGAAGATTTACGTGTAAAAGCTATTTTTAATATAAAGAATTTTGGACAAAGCAACAGTCCTTTTTATGCATTATTTCAAAGTTCAGGAGATTGTACAGTATTTTGTTCTGCTGATTTTCAAGATCCTATTGAAATGATACCTGTTATGGTACATGAATGGGAAAAAGGACATAAAGTTATTACAACAATAAGAACAGGAACTAAAGAAAATAAGTTTATGTATTTTTTGAGAACGGTATATTACAAACTAATTAAAGCAATGAGTAAAGAAGAAATGATAGAACATTTTACTGGTTTTGGATTATACGATAAAAGCTTTATTAGTATATTAAAAAATTTAAATGAACCTATGCCTCTTTTAAGAGGATTAGTAGCTGAGTATGCTCCTGATCATAAATCAATAGAATATGAGCACCAACTTAGAAAGAGTGGAAAAAGTTCAAATAATTTTTTCACTCTATTTGACTTAGCGATGCTTAGTTTTACTAGCTACACCAAAAGTGGTCTTAGAATAGCAACTTTTTTTGGATTTGCAGTATCTTTAATCAGTATTTTAATTTCTATAGTATACTTTGTTTTAAAAATTTTGTTCTGGAATAAATTTGTTATAGGAACAGCTCCTATATTGATAGGTGTATTTTTTTTAGGAGGACTTCAATTGTTTTTTATAGGACTGCTTGGAGAATATATTATGAATATGAATTTGCGAATTATGAATAGACCACTGGTAATCGAGGAAGAAAGAATAAATTTTGACGAAAATAAAAAAGATGAACAGGAGAACTAGATGAAAAAGATAAAAATTCTTGATTGTACATTAAGAGATGGTGGACTAGGCTTAGAAGATGCTAATAAAACAGGAATAAAAACAGAGATTTTTGATAAAAATATAATTAATAAAGTAATCTTATCTTTTAGCCAAACTGATTTAGATATTATAGAATTAGGTTCGATTGAAATAACAAATAATGACATGACTAAATATTGCATTTATAAGTCTATAGAAGATATTTCCCAAAAAATACCATTAAACCATTCTAAAAATCAGATGTATGTAGCCTTATTTAGAGGACCAGATACGCCTATTGAAAATATACCAGATTGGAATGAAAATTATTGCAGAGGAATTAGAGTTATTATTAGATATTCAGAATTACAAAAATCTCTTGATTTCTGCAAAGCGTTGTCTAAAAAAGGTTATAAAGTTTTTGTACAGCCAATGCTTACAATGAGATATACTGAGGAAGAATTGGATTTAATTATCAAAGCCTCTAATGAGATGAAGGCCTACGTTTTATATTTTGTAGACAGTTATGGATATATGACTGAACAAGATGTAATTTATTTTTTAAAAAAATATGACGGTAGCTTAAATTCAAAAATAAAAATAGGATTTCATAGTCATAATAATTTAAATTTAGCATTTTCAAATGTAAAGGCTTTTATTAATTATGAAACTAATAGAGATATTATAATAGATTCCTGCGTATTAGGAATGGGGCAAGGAGCAGGAAATTTACAAACGGAGATTATTGCAGATTATTTAAATAGATATCATGATAAGAATTATAATTATGAAATGATATTGGAAATTTGTGAATTAATTGAGAAATTTTCTCCAAAACCTTTATGGGGTTATACCGTAACTACTTTATTGCCGGCTCTTCATAAAGTAGCGTACAAATATTCTATTAATTTAAGAGAACGGTATGGCTTATCTTATATAAAAATAAATTATTTATTAAAAAATATTCCAGAAAATTTAAGACACAGGTATACACAGGAAAATTTAGAGAAACTTTTGAATTTATTGAAGAAGGGCGAATAATATGAAAGTTGCCGATTATTTAGTTGGAAGTCTAATAAAGATGGGAATTACAGATGTTTTTGGTATACCTGGCGGAGTTGTTCTTGAATTTGTATACGCTTTAAATAAAAGAACAGAAAATATAAAAACGCACCTTTTACATCATGAACAAAATGCTGGTTTTGCAGCTCTTGGATATGCACAATCTACTCAAAAGATGGGGGTAGCGTTTGGAACAAAAGGTCCTGGAATTTTAAATTTAACAAGTTCCATAGCAGAAGCTTATTCTGATTCTATTCCTTCGTTGTTTATAACAGCACACTCACTTGATGATACGAGTGATAAGATGAGATTTATTGAAGATCAGGAAATAAATATAATTCCTATTTTTGAATCTATTACAAAGTATTGTGTTAGAGTAAATAATGCAGATTCTTTTATTGATGAATTGAAAAAATCTATCTATTTAGCTAATTCAGGAAGGAAAGGACCAGTTGTAATTGATATATCTTCAAAAATTTGGAGTAGTGAAGTTTTAGAAACAGAATTAGAAAAAGAAGTTTTAGAAAATGTGAATGATTCCAAAAATACTTTTGAAGATGCTGTTTTATCAATTGAAAAAAATCTTAATGAATCAAAAAGACCATTATTACTTATAGGTGATGGAATAAGGCAGGCAGGAATTGAAAAAGAAGTTATTGAATTTTCTGAAAAAAATAAAATTCCAGTTATCTATAGTAGAGGGTGTCAAGATATTATGTCAGGTTCAAAGATGGCTTTTGGTTATGTAGGAAGTCATGGCATTAGATATACGAATTATATATTATCAGAAGCAGACTTGTTAATTAGTCTTGGAAATAGATTATCTTTTCCTATAAAATCAAAAAGCTTTCTAGATATTTTTAATAAATGTAAATTGATTAGATGTGATATAGATGAAAATGAATTCATACGAGAAATTCCAAATAGTAAAAACTTCCAATGTAATGTAAAAGATGTTTTGAAAGAACTTCTTAATAAAAATATAGAAAATAATAATATATCCGAATGGTTAAATACCTGTAATAGAATAAAAGAAATTCTTTGGGATAGTGATACTAATACGCCTGTAAACGAAATAGCGCATTTATTAGATAGTCTTAGAGATACAGGAGCTATTGTTGGAGATGTTGGAAATAATGAATTTTGGTTATCAAGGGCTTATGAATTTTCTAAAAATAGTAATAAGATATTGTTTTCAAGATCGCTTGGAACAATGGGATGTTCAATTGGAAAAGCAATTGGTGCATATTATTCTTTGAAAAAAAATATTGTTTGTTTTATAGGTGATCAGGCACTTCAAATGAATCCGCAAGAATTACAGTTTATTTCTAATAATAAATTACCTATATGGATTGTAGTTATTAATAATAATTCTTCAGGAATGATTAAATCAAGACAGATTAGAAGATATAATTCAGAATTTTTATTAACAACAGAAGAAACAGGTTATAGTGTAGTTAATTTAGAAAAACTTTCTAATGTATATGATTTTAGCTATATTCAAGTAGAATCAATAGAAGATATTGATAATAAATTAATAGATTGTGACTATACAAAACCATTATTTATTAATTTTATAGTTGATGAAAACATAGATCTGGAAATATCTTTACCTATAGGAAATAGTTGTAAAGATATGGAGCCTAAACTAAGTAAAGAAATTTATGAAAAATTGAATTTAAATATAGATTATAAAAAGGGGAAAAAATGCTCGAATTAATCAAAAAAAATATAAAAAGGTATAGTAATTTTTTTAAATTTGCTATAGTCGGATTTGGGAATTTATTTGTTTCTTTATTGACTTACTATATCCTTGTATATTTTCATGTAAATTATCAAATTGCTAATATAGGAGGTTTTATAACAGGAACTATAAATGGGTATATTTGGAATAAAATATGGGTATTTAAAAATTCTTCGAAAAGTTTTTCTTCTATTATAAAATTTTATCTATCTTATTTAACTACTTGGCTTTTAAGTGCTATTTTATTATATATATGGATTGA is a window encoding:
- a CDS encoding ABC transporter ATP-binding protein, with protein sequence MAKDVVISVKNVEKSFKIYSDKGHTLKERLLFFKQRNSYTRHEVLKGVTLEIEKGEVVGLVGHNGCGKSTLLKLMTKIIYSDKGKIEINGKISSLLELGAGFHPDMTGRENIYTNASIFGLTKKEIDGRLDEIIEFSELEEFIDSPVRTYSSGMYMRLAFSVAINVDADILLIDEILAVGDARFQAKCFNKMLELKKRGITIVIVSHDLGSIERLCNRAVWIENGKIKDEGIPHDIVAEYLDDIMNKDKNEKIKIKDQSKVNDQEKKKEVFEEKNIEKEEKKKKDKNRTGNKDIEIINIKLLNEKNEVSDTYNSEDKLKIKVKYKKNNEKLKDSVFGFGIFRNDGLNCYGTNTFIDNFEKIKIQDEGIVEVDIESIQLLEGKYYLDIAFHDEYGKPYDYIRKANFFTVYSILKDTGIFRINHKFSHL
- a CDS encoding bifunctional 2-polyprenyl-6-hydroxyphenol methylase/3-demethylubiquinol 3-O-methyltransferase UbiG: MEIKENDFEINIDNINVEEIMNKIRQNIKDKGYLEEEKINNFDFTPKISEEDNFRYDLDILNQVWNINLEREVLSRNKLFSFLKKVIRKLTRWYIVPMLQDQITFNSYAVRAINNLNKQLDKKNEEIIKLLNERDEGIKRLLDEKDERIKKLEKIEKENNFDMDYLAFEDKYRGSEESIQKLQEKFVRLYVGKDNILDIGCGRGEFMKTLLNAGKQYVFGMDINPQMVEKCKKDGLSVELKDGVNYLYDNDNLNLGGIFSSQVIEHLKPSQIVKLIKGAYKNLQEGSPLILETINPMALVTQTMAYTLDLTHRQYVHPFTIEMLLKEHGFKKVEFIYSSPVDTEAPVLKDNDMDQKELKKYNEKIRRMHEILFGYQDYAVIAWK
- a CDS encoding glycosyltransferase family 4 protein; this encodes MKKIAFIVPWYGDKIPGGAETETRNIVKNLTKKGIEIEILTTCVEKFSSDWNKNYYKEGNYEESGIKIKRFKIRKRDNKKFDNVNALLMQGKRINFEEEQIFFQEMIRSTDLENYIEKNIDSYSLFCFIPYMFGTTYWGVKKVKNKSVLIPCLHDEAYAYMESLKEIFKLSLGCIFLAKPEKELAEKLFGLKGTKKKVIGGGLDINISEDFSGFKEKYNLKNPYVLYAGRKDKGKNIDLLIEYFKKFKEKNSDNLDLVLIGGGQLEIPKEIKGCVHDLGFINIEDKYKAYANAVTLVQPSVNESFSIVIMESWLTGRPVIVNNNCEVTKNFAMESNGGLYFNNYFEFEEILKFYINNPDIVNKMGQNGKEYVLKNFDKEIVTKKYIDFFKELVGEKN
- a CDS encoding glycosyltransferase, producing MRKIKIIQVLPTISYGDAVSNDAINIDKILKKNGYETELYAENIDKKLKDKVFKISKLKKVNKNDILIYHKSTGTDLSFWLEKYKCKKIMRYHNITPGKYLEKYNKYLYNLVEYGRKGLEYASKYFNYSLAVSDYNKNELDELRYKNTMTLPVLIPFEDYKKEPDKKVIKKYSDSKKNILFVGRITPNKAQEDIIKSFYYYKKYVNKDSRLILVGNDSGFENYSDLLKKLIKELGLESDVVFPGHIKFEEILAFYRVADLFLCMSEHEGFCVPLVESMFFEVPILAYNSSAIKGTLGNSGIIVNKKDYFLISELMNLILSDENIKKEIIKNQNKRLEDFQLEKVEKKLLEFIKRIGG
- a CDS encoding glycosyltransferase family 4 protein: MKKKILFVVQRYGLEVNGGAELHCRQLAERLIGDYDVSVLTTCAIDYVTWKNEYEAGTEYINGVKVIRKKVDFERNQNKFNKISEKINNDKENKDLGIEWQKAQGPHSSELIKYLKDYKKNYDVIIFLTYLYYTTYFGLQIAPEKSILIPTAHDEPPIYYSIFNDTFNLPNTILYSTTAERNFVNKKFKNDYIKSDIVGLGVDIDENAADIDLEKVFGIKDDYIVYIGRIDESKGCKEMFEDFLEYKKIYNNNLKLILAGKGVMKIPKNKDIIALGFVSEEEKVNLIRKSKLLVLPSKFESLSLSTLEAMYLKVPVLLNGKCEVLKMHAIQSNAGLYFESKYEFIEALNFMISHSKIMRKMGENGIKYVGNNYKWDVVMKKLKNAIEDI